One Lolium rigidum isolate FL_2022 unplaced genomic scaffold, APGP_CSIRO_Lrig_0.1 contig_1705_1, whole genome shotgun sequence DNA segment encodes these proteins:
- the LOC124680453 gene encoding anthocyanidin 5,3-O-glucosyltransferase-like yields the protein MPAPKTFVLYPSLGVGHLNPMVELAKHLLRHAHTVVIAVVDPPDSDAVSADAVARLAAANPSIAFRLLPVPPSPDHAAHPVKRSLDTLRLANPVLRDLLRSLPAPGADALLLDMFCVDALDVAAELDVPAYFFFASAAGALAVLLDLPHSYPELPSSFKDMGEALVRSPGMLPIRAVDMPLMVQDKESVTTKVRLHQFRRIPEGRGVLVNSFDWLEPTALRALADGVCVPGRPTPRVYCIGPLVDGGGEERRHECLAWLDAQPRQSVVFLCFGSKGAFSAAQLKEIASGLESSGHRFLWAVRSPPEEQSEFPEPDLERLLPAGFLERTRNRGMVLGSWVPQAEVVRHEAVGAFVTHCGWNSTLEAIMSGLPLICWPLYAEQALNKVFMVEEMKIAVALEGYEKGMVEAEELEAKLRLVMETEEGRKLRDMLVVARKMALDAIGESGSSEAAFVEFLRDLENSTMESPVDRSGRVTNEL from the coding sequence ATGCCGGCGCCCAAGACGTTCGTGCTCTACCCGTCGCTGGGCGTGGGCCACCTGAATCCCATGGTGGAGCTGGCCAAGCACCTGCTCCGCCACGCCCACaccgtcgtcatcgccgtcgtcgacccGCCCGACAGCGACGCCGTCTCGGCCGACGCGGTGGCGCGCCTCGCCGCGGCCAACCCTTCCATCGCATTCCGTCTCCTGCCCGTCCCGCCCAGCCCTGACCACGCCGCGCACCCGGTCAAGCGCAGCCTCGACACGCTCCGCCTCGCCAACCCCGTCCTCCGCGACCTCCTCCGCTCCCTGCCCGCCCCCGGCGCCGACGCCCTCCTGCTCGACATGTTCTGCGTCGACGCGCTCGACGTCGCCGCCGAGCTCGACGTCCCGGCATACTTCTTCTTCGCCTCCGCGGCCGGCGCGCTCGCCGTCCTCCTGGACCTCCCGCACAGCTACCCCGAGCTGCCGTCGTCGTTCAAGGACATGGGCGAGGCGCTGGTGCGCAGCCCCGGCATGCTGCCGATCCGCGCGGTGGACATGCCGCTCATGGTGCAGGACAAGGAGAGCGTGACGACCAAGGTCCGGCTGCACCAGTTCCGGCGGATCCCCGAGGGGAGGGGCGTGCTCGTGAACAGCTTCGACTGGCTGGAGCCCACCGCGCTGAGAGCGCTCGCGGACGGCGTCTGCGTGCCCGGCCGGCCCACGCCCAGGGTTTACTGCATCGGGCCGCTGGTGGATGGAGGCGGCGAGGAGCGGCGGCACGAGTGCCTCGCGTGGCTGGACGCGCAGCCGCGGCAGAGCGTCGTGTTCCTCTGCTTCGGCAGCAAGGGCGCGTTCTCGGCGGCGCAGCTGAAGGAGATCGCTAGTGGACTGGAGAGCTCCGGGCACAGGTTCCTGTGGGCGGTGAGGAGTCCGCCGGAGGAGCAGAGCGAGTTCCCCGAGCCGGACCTTGAGCGGCTGCTTCCGGCGGGGTTCTTGGAGAGGACGAGGAACAGGGGCATGGTGCTCGGCAGCTGGGTGCCGCAGGCGGAGGTGGTGCGGCACGAGGCGGTCGGCGCCTTCGTGacgcactgcgggtggaactcaACGCTAGAGGCGATCATGTCTGGGCTGCCGTTGATATGCTGGCCGCTCTACGCAGAGCAGGCGttgaacaaggtgttcatggtGGAGGAGATGAAGATCGCCGTGGCGCTGGAGGGATACGAGAAAGGAATGGTGGAGGCTGAGGAGCTCGAGGCGAAGCTGAGGCTGGTCATGGAGACGGAGGAAGGGAGGAAGCTTAGGGATATGCTGGTGGTGGCGAGGAAGATGGCGTTGGACGCGATCGGCGAAAGCGGGTCCTCTGAAGCGGCATTTGTCGAGTTTCTGAGGGATTTGGAGAATAGCACCATGGAGAGCCCAGTTGATCGATCAGGCCGTGTGACTAATGAACTTTGA